In Vigna angularis cultivar LongXiaoDou No.4 chromosome 8, ASM1680809v1, whole genome shotgun sequence, one DNA window encodes the following:
- the LOC108345887 gene encoding polypyrimidine tract-binding protein homolog 3 isoform X2, giving the protein MAEPSKVIHVRNVGHEISENDLLQLFQPFGVITKLVMLRAKNQALLQMQDIPSAVNALQFYSNVQPSIRGRNVYVQFSSHQELTTMDQNQAREDEPNRILLVTVHHMLYPITADVLHQVFSPHGFVEKIVTFQKSAGFQALIQYQSRQSAVAARSTLQGRNIYDGCCQLDIQYSNLDELQVNYNNDRSRDFTNPNLPTEQKGRSSQPGYGDAGGMYSGARTAGFSQMANAAAIAAAFGGGLPPGITGTNERCTILVANLSPDRIDEDKLFNLFSIYGNIVRIKLLRNKPDHALIQMGDGFQAELAVHFLKGAMLFGKRLEVNYSKFANISQGADTHEYVNSNLNRFNRNAAKNYRYCCSPTKMIHLSTLPQDITEDEIVSLLEEHGNIVNCKVFEMNGKKQSLVQFETEEQATEALVCKHASPLSGSVVRISFSQLQNI; this is encoded by the exons ATGGCTGAACCTTCCAAGGTCATTCACGTCCGAAATGTGGGGCATGAGATATCTGAA AATGATTTGCTTCAGCTATTTCAGCCTTTTGGAGTTATAACAAAGCTTGTTATGTTGCGTGCCAAAAATCAG GCACTTCTTCAAATGCAAGATATTCCTTCTGCAGTTAATGCTTTAcaattttattcaaatgttCAGCCAAGCATAAG GGGGAGAAATGTTTATGTTCAGTTTTCCTCACATCAAGAACTAACTACAATGGATCAAAATCAAGCACGAGAGGATGAG CCAAATCGAATTCTCTTAGTTACAGTTCATCACATGCTGTATCCTATAACAGCGGATGTCCTACATCAAGTGTTTTCTCCCCATGGATTTGTGGAAAAGATTGTAACCTTTCAGAAGTCAGCTG GCTTTCAGGCTCTCATCCAGTATCAATCCCGTCAAAGTGCTGTTGCTGCCAGAAGTACACTACAG GGACGCAATATTTATGATGGTTGTTGTCAGCTGGACATTCAATACTCAAA CCTTGATGAACTACAAGTGAACTACAATAATGATCGTTCAAG GGACTTCACGAACCCAAATCTGCCTACTGAACAGAAAGGTCGATCTTCACAA CCTGGATATGGTGATGCAGGAGGCATGTATTCTGGAGCAAGGACAG CTGGATTCTCACAG aTGGCCAATGCTGCTGCAATTGCAGCTGCCTTTGGGGGAGGTTTGCCTCCTGGCATAACTGGAACAAATGAAAGGTGTACAATTCTTGTTGCGAATCTCAGTCCTGAT AGAATAGACGAAGATAAACTGTTCAATTTGTTCTCCATTTATGGGAACATTGTCAGGATTAAACTACTCCGAAATAAGCCTGACCATGCACTTATCCAGATGGGGGATGGTTTCCAAGCTGAATTAGCGGTACATTTTCTGAAG GGAGCCATGTTGTTTGGGAAGCGGTTGGAAGTCAACTATTCAAAGTTTGCAAACATATCCCAAGGTGCTGATACACACGAGTATGTCAATTCAAATCTCAATCGATTCAACCGAAATGCTGCAAAGAATTATCGGTATTGCTGCTCCCCAACAAAAATGATCCACTTGTCCACCCTCCCACAAGACATAACTGAAGATGAGATTGTAAGCCTTTTGGAGGAACATGGTAACATTGTCAACTGCAAAGTCTTTGAGATGAATGGTAAAAAACAGTCACTTGTTCAATTTGAGACTGAGGAGCAGGCTACTGAAGCCCTTGTGTGCAAACATGCAAGTCCACTTTCTGGATCGGTTGTCCGTATCTCCTTTTCTCAGTTGCAGAATATATGA
- the LOC108345887 gene encoding polypyrimidine tract-binding protein homolog 3 isoform X1: MAEPSKVIHVRNVGHEISENDLLQLFQPFGVITKLVMLRAKNQALLQMQDIPSAVNALQFYSNVQPSIRGRNVYVQFSSHQELTTMDQNQAREDESAVGNSLDAQPNRILLVTVHHMLYPITADVLHQVFSPHGFVEKIVTFQKSAGFQALIQYQSRQSAVAARSTLQGRNIYDGCCQLDIQYSNLDELQVNYNNDRSRDFTNPNLPTEQKGRSSQPGYGDAGGMYSGARTAGFSQMANAAAIAAAFGGGLPPGITGTNERCTILVANLSPDRIDEDKLFNLFSIYGNIVRIKLLRNKPDHALIQMGDGFQAELAVHFLKGAMLFGKRLEVNYSKFANISQGADTHEYVNSNLNRFNRNAAKNYRYCCSPTKMIHLSTLPQDITEDEIVSLLEEHGNIVNCKVFEMNGKKQSLVQFETEEQATEALVCKHASPLSGSVVRISFSQLQNI, translated from the exons ATGGCTGAACCTTCCAAGGTCATTCACGTCCGAAATGTGGGGCATGAGATATCTGAA AATGATTTGCTTCAGCTATTTCAGCCTTTTGGAGTTATAACAAAGCTTGTTATGTTGCGTGCCAAAAATCAG GCACTTCTTCAAATGCAAGATATTCCTTCTGCAGTTAATGCTTTAcaattttattcaaatgttCAGCCAAGCATAAG GGGGAGAAATGTTTATGTTCAGTTTTCCTCACATCAAGAACTAACTACAATGGATCAAAATCAAGCACGAGAGGATGA GTCTGCTGTCGGCAACTCTCTGGATGCACAGCCAAATCGAATTCTCTTAGTTACAGTTCATCACATGCTGTATCCTATAACAGCGGATGTCCTACATCAAGTGTTTTCTCCCCATGGATTTGTGGAAAAGATTGTAACCTTTCAGAAGTCAGCTG GCTTTCAGGCTCTCATCCAGTATCAATCCCGTCAAAGTGCTGTTGCTGCCAGAAGTACACTACAG GGACGCAATATTTATGATGGTTGTTGTCAGCTGGACATTCAATACTCAAA CCTTGATGAACTACAAGTGAACTACAATAATGATCGTTCAAG GGACTTCACGAACCCAAATCTGCCTACTGAACAGAAAGGTCGATCTTCACAA CCTGGATATGGTGATGCAGGAGGCATGTATTCTGGAGCAAGGACAG CTGGATTCTCACAG aTGGCCAATGCTGCTGCAATTGCAGCTGCCTTTGGGGGAGGTTTGCCTCCTGGCATAACTGGAACAAATGAAAGGTGTACAATTCTTGTTGCGAATCTCAGTCCTGAT AGAATAGACGAAGATAAACTGTTCAATTTGTTCTCCATTTATGGGAACATTGTCAGGATTAAACTACTCCGAAATAAGCCTGACCATGCACTTATCCAGATGGGGGATGGTTTCCAAGCTGAATTAGCGGTACATTTTCTGAAG GGAGCCATGTTGTTTGGGAAGCGGTTGGAAGTCAACTATTCAAAGTTTGCAAACATATCCCAAGGTGCTGATACACACGAGTATGTCAATTCAAATCTCAATCGATTCAACCGAAATGCTGCAAAGAATTATCGGTATTGCTGCTCCCCAACAAAAATGATCCACTTGTCCACCCTCCCACAAGACATAACTGAAGATGAGATTGTAAGCCTTTTGGAGGAACATGGTAACATTGTCAACTGCAAAGTCTTTGAGATGAATGGTAAAAAACAGTCACTTGTTCAATTTGAGACTGAGGAGCAGGCTACTGAAGCCCTTGTGTGCAAACATGCAAGTCCACTTTCTGGATCGGTTGTCCGTATCTCCTTTTCTCAGTTGCAGAATATATGA